Proteins from a genomic interval of Quercus lobata isolate SW786 chromosome 11, ValleyOak3.0 Primary Assembly, whole genome shotgun sequence:
- the LOC115966627 gene encoding uncharacterized protein LOC115966627, with translation MVTHRGTEVNSNQIKAINDFQAPRNPKEVQNLTGMTAVLNRFISRSAEMCHPFFLLLHKWKGFKWTEECAVEFQQLKEYLSRPPIMSSPEVDEVLFTYLAVAPHAAHTVVVLTQLPLKSILISTDYTGRIAKWSTILGAFDIKYMPRTSVKGQVLADLVTEFAKCPEKANMKQNDMDEKSVGLISTQGGSSWRVYVDGAANHRGAGLGLVLISSEEIIIEKSLRLGFSATNNEAEYEVLLMGMSMDQKMGRKIAELFSDSRLVVGQVKGELEARDLRMHGYLSQVRRMQMKFESFILSYIPRGENTHADSLATVATSSTRNFPRVIIVEDLHTSTSPEKDVRQVHQVNLASSWMDPILKFLESDTLPEEKIEAEKIRRKTPQFWLSEDKKLCKRSFSG, from the exons ATGGTGACTCATAGAGGAACTGAAGTGAACTCAAATCAGATTAAGGCCATCAACGATTTTCAagcacctcggaatccaaaagaggTGCAGAACCTGACTGGAATGACTGCTGTtttgaaccgatttatctccaGGTCGGCCGAAATGTGTCATCCCTTTTTCCTTCTACTAcataagtggaaaggatttaaatggaccgaggagtgtgctgTGGAATTTCAGCAGTTGAAGGAGTACCTATCCAGgccgcctatcatgtctagtcctgaggtggatgaggtgcTGTTTACCTATCTAGCAGTTGCCCCTCATGCA GCCCACACTGTGGTTGTTTTAACTCAACTACCTCTCAAGTCCATACTTATAAGTACAGATTACACTGGAAGAATTGCTAAGTGGAGCACAATCCTAGGTGCTTTCgatatcaagtatatgcctcgcacctctgtgAAAGGCCAAGTCCTTGCCGATTTGGTAACCGAGTTCGCCAAGTGCCCAGAAAAAGCTAACATGAAGCAAaatgacatggatgaaaaatcagttGGTCTGATATCCACACAAGGCGGTTCCTCCTGGAGGGTATATGTGGACGGAGCAGCAAACCATCGGGGGGCAGGATTGGGGCTAGTTTTGATATCCTCTGAAGAGATCATCATTGAGAAATCCTTGAGGTTGggattctcggctactaacaacGAAGCAGAATACGAAGTTTTATTGATGGGAATGAGTATGGATCAGAAAATGGGTAGAAAGATAGCAGAATTATTCTCGGATTCAAGATTGGTAGTCGGCCAAGTGAAAGGAGAACTGGAAGCCCGAGATCTAAGAATGCATGGGTATTTGAGTCAAGTTAGGCGTATGCAAATGAAATTTGAATCTTTCATCTTGTCGTACATCCcccgaggtgaaaatacccatgcCGATTCCCTTGCAACCGTTGCCACTTCTTCAACACGGAATTTTCCTCGGGTGATAATCGTCGAAGATTTACATACATccacttcaccagaaaaggacGTACGTCAGGTTCATCAAGTTAATCTAGCGtcgagctggatggatcccatattgaAATTCCTCGAAAGTGACACCTTGCCTGAAGAGAAAatagaagctgagaaaatacggaGGAAAACTCCTCAGTTTTGGTTATCCGAGGACAAAAAGTTATGCAAACGGTCTTTCTCTGGGTAG